CTCTTATGGAGCAGCTGGGAGCTGCATATCGAGGtttggcaaggagagaggaggagtttgatgtgatatgatatgatgtgatatgcatagcatcaaagaCGTCGAACCATTTCGAGGTCTCAATAAAGATGAGGCTGTCGAAATGAGAggctaaaaatgaagtttcACCAGAACCTCGCtggtaaaacaagaaaaaaaaataattcttcagATTTATTACTGTATTTCTTAATCTATGTATTTCAATTTCTActgttttgtgaaagaaaCACTTTCTCTTAATGACGTATAAGACGACGAGAAAAGTACAATCGAGCACCGGTTctccacgattttttttcgttcataaacatgcaaaagaaaaatgggagCATATTAATGGAACGAGTTTCAGGATAGACTATTTACTAGACTCTTCCACTGTTGTAGGCTCtagcacgaaaaaaagaaacggttGAAATatccgaggaaaaaaaaccacaaatagAATAGGTAAAACCTAATATTTATGCATCCACACTCATATATACAGACAGCTAAGGTGAATGAATAGAAGGAAGCGATTCTTCTAAGCTAGGTAATGGTAAGGCACAGCAATTGAACCCTTCGATAACGTTCGTATTTTTtagtgtgtatgtgtgtgagtgaagaaaaatattttaaaaacgaTCATCGATCAATAAAAGCCCGGAGTAAAGCCTGTGACCTGACTAGCAACCCCCTGACATAGATCCAGAATTCATAAGGCTTGGAAAGAGAATGTTGAAAAAGAGTCGTGAGCCGACTTCTCCTACTAGAACCGCTAAACAAAGCCATACATTGAATGACATAAAGATAAGCATAAGTGAATAGGAGAAGGCGAGTTGAATGAAATGTAGCAGCGCATCGAACACTACGAAGCTGGACACGGTCGGTTCAAATCTAAAAATATAACTCATTATAAGAGGatactttttcgaaaaaaaaatctctcggtttttttttctcaaaaattaacAGTTTCTCCTACTCGAATCTAACGTTCCGCTActttttctgcagattttttcaaacttctacCAATATCAAAGGAGAGACTGGACGTCAATTCTGGGTaagaatttcaggaaatttcagTATCTCCAGAGCAGTAAATAAACTTTGcaacttttttactttactgATCAGAAGAACCCTGATAACTATTTGGAGAAGAAcgtcaacaatttttcttcatccgGTTCTTCACAGACAGCACCAGCAACACACCTAAACTGGATCCATAGCGCGGAACCGTGGTTCTTGCTTTCTTTTGGTTCCAGTGATCCTCCGTTGCTAGGATAATAGATAGGGTGAGAAAGAACGTGGAAAACTCAATTCATAAGTGATAAGTGAGCAGCTACTTATCATATGAAGTGAATTTCCACTCCCCCTATctattttccttctatttccaTTAATTCAACGAACAGGAATAGATAATTAcgggaagaaaggaaaaaaaaactgcataaagaaataattatgGATTCTTGACAGAAATCCAAGTGACCTTCACTGAATCAGTCGAACACAGGTGAGAGAAGATCAAACTCACCGCAATCGATCCCCCATCGTTGCTGGTTGTTGAGCTGACCTATACGTCCGTAAAAATCGAACCAATTCCATGAGAAAGCACATCGCAATGATCACAACACAAGACAGGATGATACCTTAATGAGAAAATAGGAATGTTAGAGAGTGGATTTgattttatccattttatccatttttattttatttgatttgtttttgagattttaatAAAATTCGGATGATTAcattcagaacaaaaaaaaacaacatatccTGCCCGATTAATGTTTTCTACGggatttatttaattctgaCTTATAAGAACGTTAAAATAAAGTTTAGTTGGTTTAAGTTTGCTCTGATTCCCGGAAAATATCTTGTTTTTATAGTGGACCTTTATTTTAGAATTTGTAAtggaaaaatgagagaaaaataatgaacatCCATTTTCTTCTCGAGAATTTTATTGCCTTCACCGGATGCGTTCAACCGAGCGACCGTGACGCGTCGCGGCGGCAACGCGTTCACTCTCTCTGTCTGGCGCAAATTATTTCCTCTCTCTGCTGTGTCCACCCGCAATCGCATTGCGTTTCGGCTCTTTCGAACAAATTCTGTGCTGATTATGCACTTTTGAGAACAAGATCTGACTTCATGTTATTAcattgaaatttctttgttttgcaatttgaaaaaaaaaatttgggaactgaatttcgaattttaagCGTTTAGCACTTAATCCTATcaaaaaaataggaggaagTTATACTttcgtgtttgttttttttttcaacgtaatgtattgaaataattttattcaataatttGTAAGAATCGGagattgaattttgaaaaattccttttcaaacgtttttcattctttaatCGAAATTTGGAAAACGACTGTGATGCGAACGGAAGTTACCATCTTCGCTTCAGTGTAAAATATGTACTTCGAAGGCGTCATGATAAATGAGACCAGTTTTCCGCTACGAGAACCTGGGAAAAACACGAGATAGTGTTCCAGGAAAAGTATTACCACACCAACATCTATCGAAATGTTTTttggaattcaaaaaaaaggaggagttAGAGTAGTAACAGATTGAATGGAATGGATTCTTTGGCGTGAATACAGTGAATACCGGATATTTATGCTAGTTCTATTTAACTGAAATCCTTGAAAGACTAATCGTAACGATTTTAAAGGGATTTCGAGATCGAAATCGAAACTTCGaaagtcaaaaataaatttaaaaagttgaataaaaataatctgaATAGTTAATGCATGTGATGGtgccaaaataaaagtttctatttcttttttttttacaaaattaacCTTTTCTAACTTTCTGAAATAGGTGAGGTAGCCGAGTTTGGAATAGAATTTCGAGTTTCTGAAGTAGAGTTTCTGAAGAGTTTGGAACAGAATGTCACATTTTCCACAGACTTTTTTTCCACCACAACTCTCCTTTTGCATCCAAGGATGTAGTATCACTCAGGATATATTTTAGTTGtaagataaaaagaaattcaacttCCCATTTTGTCTAGGGGAATTTCTCCCGAGATTCTAAACGTACGTACGTAAATCATAGAGTTTTTATGTCGTGTAACGTGTTTTCGAGAACGTTCCGCCTAAAAAGAATCGGACAAAGTCCTTGTTTTCGGCGGATCGAAACCAAATTTTGCTTAGGAATTAAATTCACGATCGTGATGATCACGAATCCAAAAATTCTGCCCTAACATATTCCATTCTATTCATTTACAGCTGCACGTATAAGTGCACGTACCGTCGGTGGGTGAATTCTATACACAAAATTCTTTCCTCTGAATCATAAATTAGTCCCTGAATCAGGTTAATATTCGCATAACAGAGTCATATTACACAAACACCACGAAAATTATtatgattacgaatatgtcATAAATATTTGCATCGTAAATCATTTTTATAGGATTACGTATATTGCATAAGCGCATAGGAATCGCAAAATTGTTTCctctcaataaataaataataaatttcaagaaaatactaaaaatcAGGCCAACcgtttcaggatttttctttttccttttctttataGATGGTGAATATTTCTAACAGTATACATCCCatgataaaattttaaaaaaagtgttccaGCGCAAAATggttgtaaaataaaaaaaataatagcaataataatagcagtaataataatgatggtaaataataataaaaataagatagcaataataataatatataataatagtaatgtagtagtaatatattataataatatagtaaaagATGTGAAGtagtataattataatataaaataataataataataattaataacaataTAGTAAAAATGTGTACTAATATACCAATAACGTGCTATAATAATAACGTGtagtatataaataaataataagtagcAAACAATGCAATATAaaaatgtataataataatacgtagtatataaataataattgcaACACATAAATAATTATTCGCTATTAGTATGTGATAATCaggaaaattaataataagaacaataagaaagaataaataataataaagtcaaGTAGAAAAGTTCCGAGATCGAAACAGAACCGAAAATCTTAGTGGATCCGATGTGAAAATATACTGTAACGTATAAATGAGCGATAGGACGATGAACTGCTTAAAATGGCTGCTCTCGGAGGACCGAAACAATTTTCAgtttaaattagaaaaatttgaaatataacGGACATCGAGGAAATATTTATCATTGCGCTTCATCCTTCTCCCTCCTCTCTCATCTAGTGAAAGGAATCGATCTGCACTATGATCTATTGACTCTTCTGATCCAGAAGATATTGATCTGGTCCTTAGATCCTAAGTTCTAGTGgatttcaaataatattcCAAATAATCTTAAATGcttagaaatgaatgaatgtttaTAAGTAACACACAACAAGTGCATAAGTATTGTATTAATAgatgaattttctgaaaaaaatatgaaaagataaaaagattAAGGAggtcaaaaataaatacaaagtTAAATCCTGAGCGCTACTACTATTCCCATTCCTATTCTATTTCATCTGAAGGAATTAGAGTTGGAGATTCTTAGGattaaataagagaaaaaattattagattttaaaaaattatagaattaaaattataGAATTATTTCTTTAGAGAAATTTAAGGACAATAGAAAAATCCTTACCGCCAGCATCACCAGTCTTCCAGAAATTGAACAATATCGTCTCGATGCTGCCGAAATGGAAAGCCATCGAATGCATCGAACCGTGTTGTTGTTCACCGCTAACCACGGGCAAATGATCCAGGTGGGCGGAGCCGCCAACCACTGAGTTCTGCCCGATATGGCCAACGTGGTTACTGTGGTCGTGGTCCATCTCTGGAATCCACGCACGAATATCGTATCGCGAATTTCGGCTACAAAATCAATTAAACGGCGATTTACACGGATACACAAGGACTTCCAtacgaaatgaatgaatgaaaaagatgagaagaggatttgatgagcaaaaaaaaaacaatgaacaaaacaaacaaaaaacggaATGAATTCATCGCGTATGAATGGAAGGTTCTCGAATTTTCGCAGCGACGAGTTACGCAAAAGTGCGCGTTACGCTCTGCTAAAAGTTTACAAAGAAACGTTAATCAATTATCATAGTACGTTTTCTGCAAACGTAGGGAAGGCGGAAATTTTCCGCCTTTGAACAATTCGGATGCAAATTCCTTAACgtgcggaagatgcggcaactttaaaacaacaattttttctgagattttcaattctgaaaaagaaaaaaatctaaaagaacACCTTTAAACCATTACGCATCCAGCAAGTTAATTTTTtaccaaatttttcttcagggGGTCCTATCTCAGCTCCTGCAGCCATCaacatttttgtagttttcgttttgcaaTGCAATTCCAATGTAAAAGGTGAAGATTAATGGCTGTAAgggaatttttagaagaaaaaaaagtttagctCTGAGAAAATATGCAGGCAGCACATTTAGtgctcattatttatttttcattcaagtTAATGTTCTGGAATGTTTTCGATGTATGGTCTTTTTTACtgaaatatagagttcgtgtcgcagtttgtttgttttccaaaAACTACAGCTATACACTCTGTATAAATCCAGAAAGCAGTTGAGTCGGAAACAGCGAAATGAAGAAAGGTGGAGATCGGTaaattatattgtattataaagaaaattattaaactatattatattataagaaacaaaattttaaaaaatcaatatttccgacgaagcaactctttacacgcaTGACATTGACGAAATAAAATTgctaaaagtgaattttatcaCCTGAACATGTGCAGACAGTTCTTTTGTGCGACAGTTTCacctccatttctttttatatattttttatattgttttgtttttaatatttttttttatttttgcagctAGTCAATTCAATGCGTGCAAAAAGTTGCTACGTCGGGTGAATTGAACAATTCGCTGCATCTGctccgtttcttttttatacttATAACGAATATTTACCTTTTTCGCTGTGGTTCTTGCGAACTACCTGCTAGACCCTCCGTACAAAGTTggcaaaaaatcaaataccaaaatatatttcctatttttttttcttatttcaaaatatattggatggatggatggatggagtGGATGTGAGTGGATTCAGGATTTTCTCTCAATCGCGACTAATTCATGCTGACTTTGAAAACAGCTAGTTTCTGGTAAAGAGCATTTttataagtaataaaaaatccagatttgcaaatttttgaattatccATCATAGAAGAATCTGAGAGTTCTGCTCTTGTAACAGCGAGGTAGCGGAGGTGAGTTATTGTTTAGGGTGGGAGCAAAATCCTCGGCACCCCGgtacaaaacattt
This is a stretch of genomic DNA from Necator americanus strain Aroian chromosome II, whole genome shotgun sequence. It encodes these proteins:
- a CDS encoding hypothetical protein (NECATOR_CHRII.G4777.T1), with the translated sequence MDHDHSNHVGHIGQNSVVGGSAHLDHLPVVSGEQQHGSMHSMAFHFGSIETILFNFWKTGDAGGIILSCVVIIAMCFLMELVRFLRTYRSAQQPATMGDRLRFEPTVSSFVVFDALLHFIQLAFSYSLMLIFMSFNVWLCLAVLVGEVGSRLFFNILFPSLMNSGSMSGGC
- a CDS encoding hypothetical protein (NECATOR_CHRII.G4777.T2), with the protein product MDHDHSNHVGHIGQNSVVGGSAHLDHLPVVSGEQQHGSMHSMAFHFGSIETILFNFWKTGDAGGIILSCVVIIAMCFLMELVRFLRTYRSAQQPATMGDRLRFEPTVSSFVVFDALLHFIQLAFSYSLMLIFMSFNGGWNDIEPWQGERRSLMGYAWYQKARAVLRFAIKGFSMDK